AGCATCGAGAACAATTTCTGTCGGACTTCCGACTTTCACACGCTCGATATTAGATTCGGAAACATCGGCTTCGACTTCGATGGATTTCATATCAGCGATTGTTACTACTGCTCCGCGTGAACTTGCAGATGCGGCAAATGGCGCAACAATTTCTCCAACTTCTGCATTCTTATTTAAAATTGTTCCGTCAAACGGCGCACGGATAAACGTATTTTCCAACTGAACCTCCAATGCGACAACATTGGCTTCGGCTGCAATAATTCCCGCTTCTGCAGATGTTACCATCGCATTTGCTCGCTTCAATCGTGCATCTGCGCTTTCAAATTCTTGCTGCGAAATGAGTTTCGCATCGAAAAGCGGTTTGACTCTGTCGAACGTTTTTTGCGCTTCGAATTGCTCCGCTTTCGCTTGTTCCAAACCTGCCTTTGCAACATTCACATTCGCTTTTGTTTGGTTCACACTTGCTTCCACATCAGCAAATTCGATTCGTGCAATCACATCGCCTTTTTTTACAACATCTCCTTCTTCAACATTCAGCAACACAAGTTTTCCAGTTCCTTTCGATGCAATTGCCGCTTTCCGATGTGCAACGACATAACCGCTTGCCGTGAGTAACGCATTTGCTTGCGAAGGATACATCAACGAAACCGTTGTCGTTTCTACTTCAATCGCTGTTTCAAACGTTTTCTGAAAAAAATAATAAATCGCAATGCCGGCAACGATGATTCCTACAAGCGTATAAATCCACGCATAACTTTTATCGGGATTTTTATTGGGCTTGTGTTCCTCGCGGCGAATTTTTAGTTTGGAAAGGTCAACGCTTGCGGCTTCTGATGGCATAACTCAGGTTTCAAAATTTTGGGAAGAAAAATACTAAAATTATGCTCACTCAAAA
The genomic region above belongs to Ignavibacteria bacterium and contains:
- a CDS encoding efflux RND transporter periplasmic adaptor subunit — translated: MPSEAASVDLSKLKIRREEHKPNKNPDKSYAWIYTLVGIIVAGIAIYYFFQKTFETAIEVETTTVSLMYPSQANALLTASGYVVAHRKAAIASKGTGKLVLLNVEEGDVVKKGDVIARIEFADVEASVNQTKANVNVAKAGLEQAKAEQFEAQKTFDRVKPLFDAKLISQQEFESADARLKRANAMVTSAEAGIIAAEANVVALEVQLENTFIRAPFDGTILNKNAEVGEIVAPFAASASSRGAVVTIADMKSIEVEADVSESNIERVKVGSPTEIVLDAVPDKRYRGYVHKIVPTADRGKATVMTKIRFEQYDERVLPEMSAKISFLHEKQTTIENAQPILTLRREAIAERDGKRVAFLVKGETVEEITVQLGQSMGNLYEITSGLAANDKVVGASE